Proteins from a genomic interval of Bifidobacterium longum subsp. infantis ATCC 15697 = JCM 1222 = DSM 20088:
- a CDS encoding type II toxin-antitoxin system RelB/DinJ family antitoxin has protein sequence MGKLVANIDDDVKARAAALYDSMGMSLSTAVNMFLRQSLVDNGLPFKPTRHTPDGYPVPPVHNAYMFERSEKGHVILPADWNDSEDAVYDQYAK, from the coding sequence ATGGGTAAGCTGGTCGCCAATATCGATGATGATGTCAAGGCGCGTGCCGCCGCGCTCTACGATTCCATGGGCATGAGCCTGAGCACCGCAGTCAACATGTTTTTACGCCAGTCTCTGGTGGACAACGGGTTGCCGTTCAAGCCGACGCGGCACACGCCGGACGGCTATCCGGTGCCGCCTGTTCACAATGCCTACATGTTCGAGCGTTCGGAGAAGGGCCATGTGATACTGCCCGCCGATTGGAATGATTCGGAGGATGCTGTCTATGACCAGTACGCCAAGTGA
- a CDS encoding phage antirepressor Ant, whose amino-acid sequence MSTEIQRFDFKGAALRTLTDEAGEPWFVAKDVCDILGIDTNHLGESLDSDEMNTLRITEGNTRGNPNKTIISEPGLYRLVMRSRKPEAKEFQRWVTHEVLPSIRRHGAYMTESTLEKAVTEPDFLIRLATQIKQERAEKEKAQAQVERMRPKALFADAVETSKTSILVGDLAKVLKGNGVDIGGTRLFAWLRDNGWLMKTGSSRNMPTQKSMELGLFEIKETTVVHSDGHTTINKTPKVTGKGQTFFVNKFLGHREITQ is encoded by the coding sequence ATGAGCACTGAAATACAACGATTCGACTTCAAAGGCGCTGCACTGCGTACCTTGACCGATGAGGCGGGGGAGCCTTGGTTCGTCGCCAAGGACGTATGCGACATCCTCGGCATCGATACCAATCATCTCGGAGAAAGCCTTGATTCCGACGAGATGAATACCCTCCGAATTACGGAGGGAAATACCAGAGGCAATCCGAATAAGACCATCATTAGTGAGCCTGGCCTGTATCGTCTGGTCATGCGTTCGCGGAAGCCGGAGGCGAAGGAGTTCCAACGCTGGGTGACGCATGAGGTGCTGCCATCGATTCGCAGGCATGGTGCGTACATGACCGAATCGACTTTGGAAAAGGCAGTCACCGAACCCGACTTCCTTATCCGGCTTGCCACGCAAATCAAACAGGAGCGGGCGGAAAAGGAGAAGGCCCAAGCACAGGTCGAACGGATGCGTCCCAAAGCGTTGTTCGCTGACGCTGTGGAAACCTCGAAGACCAGCATCCTTGTGGGCGACTTGGCGAAAGTCCTGAAAGGCAATGGCGTGGATATTGGCGGCACTCGCTTGTTCGCGTGGCTGAGGGACAACGGATGGCTGATGAAAACCGGCAGCTCTCGCAACATGCCCACGCAGAAATCTATGGAATTGGGCTTGTTCGAGATCAAGGAAACCACCGTGGTTCACTCGGACGGTCACACGACCATCAACAAGACGCCGAAAGTCACGGGCAAAGGTCAGACGTTCTTCGTCAACAAGTTCCTCGGACACAGGGAGATTACTCAATGA
- a CDS encoding HNH endonuclease — protein sequence MAWSSSNRRERFNPGWERTRKLILERDHHRCQWPVTDEFGFTHICGRPANQVDHKVRNPSHDDDSSENLQSLCQYHHEQKTCQESAEQRRKNRERRKEEEWYSHPAYRRTVS from the coding sequence ATGGCTTGGTCGAGTTCGAATCGCAGGGAACGGTTCAATCCGGGTTGGGAGCGGACTCGCAAGCTGATATTGGAGCGCGACCATCATCGCTGCCAGTGGCCGGTGACCGACGAGTTCGGTTTCACTCATATCTGTGGCCGTCCGGCCAATCAAGTGGATCACAAGGTTCGCAACCCGTCGCATGACGATGACTCCTCCGAGAACCTGCAATCCCTGTGCCAATACCATCACGAGCAGAAAACCTGTCAGGAGTCCGCCGAACAGCGTCGTAAGAACAGGGAGCGTCGGAAGGAAGAGGAATGGTATTCGCATCCGGCGTATCGACGGACTGTCTCGTAA
- a CDS encoding magnesium chelatase domain-containing protein yields MSIVCKTINTTGKHLYGVTVEAFLRKGLPYFSLIGLPDASLSDTRERIKVGMQASGITWPDCRINVNLAPASMGKADGICDLAIALVVRGLAEYNNNPDYDLHVYLAGLRGLVAIGKINADGDVHSTPISAKDVVAYAVKHGAKRVLVPYSSFLDYLSVEDSEATEIDSCVIKGVEILGIKNLTEAFSVVDGFGNAGNSDIGGLNTKRMEAALHEVWKWYDEAGEDGESYVLDPDNLSKFAADLCKEYSKS; encoded by the coding sequence ATGAGCATCGTATGCAAGACAATTAACACGACCGGCAAGCACCTGTATGGCGTCACGGTGGAAGCGTTTCTACGAAAGGGACTACCATATTTCAGTCTTATCGGATTACCGGACGCAAGCCTATCCGATACGCGAGAGCGTATCAAGGTCGGAATGCAAGCAAGCGGTATCACATGGCCCGACTGTCGCATCAACGTGAATCTTGCGCCGGCGTCAATGGGCAAGGCTGACGGAATTTGTGACCTTGCCATAGCGTTGGTGGTTCGAGGGCTGGCTGAATACAATAATAATCCAGATTATGATCTCCACGTCTACCTGGCTGGGCTTAGGGGGCTTGTGGCTATCGGCAAAATCAATGCCGATGGTGACGTGCATTCCACTCCCATTAGCGCCAAGGACGTAGTGGCCTACGCGGTTAAGCATGGCGCGAAGCGTGTCTTGGTGCCATACTCGAGCTTTCTGGACTATCTCAGCGTTGAGGATAGCGAGGCGACTGAGATTGATTCTTGCGTTATAAAAGGCGTTGAAATTCTTGGCATTAAAAATCTGACCGAGGCTTTCTCAGTCGTTGACGGTTTCGGGAACGCCGGCAACTCGGATATCGGCGGTCTGAACACCAAGCGTATGGAAGCTGCCTTGCATGAGGTGTGGAAATGGTATGACGAAGCGGGGGAGGACGGGGAAAGCTATGTGCTTGACCCGGATAATCTCAGCAAGTTCGCCGCCGATCTATGCAAGGAATACTCAAAATCTTGA
- a CDS encoding lysozyme has product MRKKFVAAVAAFAALCGMVSVPANAAETTQPIREDVTPHVLVPIPVPESKLVSEPEPVDIDALAAAVIRGEYGDGEARRAALGDNYDAVQARVNELVPVAAPVVSQPVQAAPVVSQSVQSAPAQSVPQAAPRSYTFEDVYNLAVNSPYCELEDGSDLPQCYWHDGAGDGSEPPYTDIVYMPDGYGYQAHEDTMTVSVFARNPWL; this is encoded by the coding sequence ATGCGTAAGAAGTTTGTTGCGGCTGTTGCCGCGTTCGCCGCCCTGTGCGGCATGGTGTCGGTTCCGGCCAATGCCGCCGAGACTACTCAGCCTATCCGTGAGGACGTTACCCCTCACGTGCTGGTTCCGATACCAGTGCCGGAATCCAAGCTTGTCAGTGAGCCGGAACCGGTGGATATTGACGCTCTCGCCGCCGCTGTTATCCGTGGTGAGTACGGTGACGGTGAGGCGAGGCGTGCCGCTCTCGGTGATAATTATGACGCTGTACAAGCGCGGGTTAACGAGTTGGTGCCGGTTGCCGCGCCGGTTGTCAGCCAGCCGGTTCAGGCCGCGCCGGTTGTCAGCCAGTCGGTACAGTCCGCGCCGGCGCAGTCGGTGCCCCAGGCCGCGCCGCGATCCTACACATTTGAGGACGTCTACAATCTTGCCGTCAACTCGCCCTACTGCGAGCTCGAAGACGGTTCCGACCTGCCGCAGTGCTATTGGCATGACGGTGCGGGCGACGGTAGCGAACCGCCTTACACGGATATCGTCTATATGCCTGACGGTTACGGGTACCAAGCTCATGAGGACACCATGACGGTGAGCGTATTCGCGCGTAACCCGTGGCTGTGA
- a CDS encoding major capsid protein has protein sequence MSGTLEKNIISPSEASGVVQSGFDFIDGLLPFGSVFPVKSNDGKDTVTWQKIIPPKETDAMKFRAWDAEAAHGKTVAQSGENYTGLIPLSKMGHISERDVINHTGDSTWLHDKAVEILTQLGQEAAVRIELARIAAMVDAKITVEENGLKANTWTFDRPNSISKLTPAKVWSDVKSDPVTDVQKWVDAIKKERGRTPGAALTTSKVIDALRTNESFITEYTGVSLANSKPRLTRAEVLDVLRTACGLADVRMIDVLYTDLEVNNGFKMPVDTNTLIPNGTFIMFPSYNDTGLGFTASGPTAEGQDPEYGINKSVNDGFIGAMFSGGAPVKYDLWANGTMMPILQEAVSTAKVSVLG, from the coding sequence ATGAGTGGAACCCTGGAAAAGAACATCATCAGCCCGTCCGAGGCGTCGGGCGTGGTGCAGTCCGGCTTCGATTTCATCGACGGCCTGCTGCCGTTCGGCTCCGTGTTCCCCGTCAAGTCGAATGACGGCAAGGACACGGTGACGTGGCAGAAGATCATCCCGCCGAAGGAGACCGACGCCATGAAGTTCCGCGCCTGGGACGCGGAGGCCGCTCACGGCAAGACCGTCGCCCAGTCCGGCGAGAACTACACGGGCCTTATCCCGCTGTCGAAGATGGGCCACATCTCCGAACGCGACGTCATCAACCACACGGGCGATTCCACGTGGCTGCATGACAAGGCCGTGGAAATCCTCACCCAGTTGGGCCAGGAAGCCGCCGTACGCATCGAACTGGCCCGCATCGCCGCCATGGTTGACGCGAAGATCACCGTCGAGGAGAACGGCCTGAAGGCCAACACGTGGACGTTCGACCGTCCGAACAGCATCTCCAAGCTCACTCCCGCCAAAGTCTGGTCGGACGTGAAGTCCGATCCGGTCACCGACGTGCAGAAGTGGGTGGACGCCATCAAGAAGGAGCGTGGCCGTACTCCGGGTGCCGCGCTGACCACCAGCAAGGTCATCGACGCGCTGCGCACCAACGAGTCGTTCATCACCGAATACACCGGCGTCTCCCTCGCCAACTCGAAGCCGCGCCTGACCCGCGCCGAAGTGCTGGACGTGCTGCGCACCGCCTGCGGCCTCGCCGACGTGCGCATGATCGACGTGCTGTACACCGATCTCGAGGTCAACAACGGCTTCAAGATGCCGGTGGACACGAACACGCTGATCCCCAACGGCACGTTCATCATGTTCCCGTCGTACAACGACACGGGTCTCGGTTTCACCGCCTCCGGCCCGACAGCAGAAGGACAGGATCCCGAATACGGCATCAACAAGAGCGTGAACGACGGTTTCATCGGAGCCATGTTCTCCGGTGGCGCCCCGGTCAAGTACGACCTGTGGGCCAACGGCACGATGATGCCGATCCTGCAGGAGGCCGTCAGCACCGCGAAGGTTTCCGTCCTCGGATAG
- a CDS encoding tyrosine-type recombinase/integrase: protein MSRKKKLRLTPSWLPVIRDHLVEDGRQRAAKAVERAIGERRKGPLLVWRGKRVTYPQLAGVVTSLGEKVKAARRITPHSLRRSFATEARRRKVPDREIMASGGWSTREMLDRYDMNRLAVTNEASRTVAESLRR from the coding sequence ATGAGCCGGAAGAAGAAACTGCGGCTCACCCCATCATGGTTGCCGGTCATCCGCGATCATCTGGTAGAGGATGGCCGGCAACGCGCCGCCAAGGCGGTGGAACGAGCGATAGGCGAACGTCGGAAAGGGCCGCTGCTTGTCTGGAGGGGCAAGCGCGTCACCTATCCGCAGCTTGCCGGCGTCGTGACCAGCCTGGGCGAAAAAGTGAAGGCAGCGCGGAGAATTACGCCGCACTCGCTGCGCCGCTCATTCGCCACGGAAGCACGACGCCGCAAGGTCCCCGACAGGGAGATCATGGCCTCAGGCGGCTGGAGCACGCGCGAGATGCTTGACCGCTACGACATGAACCGTCTGGCCGTCACCAACGAGGCTAGCCGAACCGTGGCGGAATCGTTAAGACGATAA
- a CDS encoding DNA cytosine methyltransferase: MEEDSMKGLTVRRLTPLECERLQGFPDGWTDIPWKGKKHSPDSPRYKALGNSMAVPVMRWIGEGIQLVEDNKELFKKDNQ; encoded by the coding sequence ATGGAAGAGGATTCGATGAAAGGTTTAACGGTTCGCAGGCTCACCCCGTTGGAATGCGAACGGCTCCAGGGATTCCCGGACGGGTGGACGGATATCCCGTGGAAAGGCAAAAAGCATTCGCCGGACAGCCCCCGTTACAAGGCGTTGGGGAATTCAATGGCCGTTCCGGTCATGAGATGGATAGGCGAAGGAATTCAACTCGTCGAAGACAACAAGGAACTTTTCAAGAAGGACAACCAATGA
- a CDS encoding type II toxin-antitoxin system PemK/MazF family toxin, whose amino-acid sequence MTSTPSEPRLYDVWLMWVEFPDHPGIGKPRPVVITEVDGDLVSGIVAKITGNTDWDEAGDVPLLDWKAEGLLKPSLVRCSQRFYFNRSELLQWFGRLSLRDAEHVNDGLEATLDIPPYRRSV is encoded by the coding sequence ATGACCAGTACGCCAAGTGAACCGCGCCTGTATGACGTGTGGCTGATGTGGGTCGAGTTTCCCGACCATCCCGGTATCGGCAAGCCGCGTCCCGTGGTAATCACCGAGGTTGACGGTGATCTGGTGTCGGGTATCGTGGCGAAGATAACCGGCAACACTGATTGGGATGAGGCCGGCGACGTGCCGCTGCTCGACTGGAAGGCCGAGGGGCTGTTGAAGCCGTCACTCGTGCGCTGTTCGCAACGCTTCTACTTCAACAGGAGCGAACTGCTGCAATGGTTCGGACGACTCTCGTTGAGGGACGCGGAGCATGTTAACGACGGATTGGAAGCCACGTTGGACATTCCACCATACAGGCGGAGCGTATAG
- a CDS encoding phage portal protein, with protein sequence MAELQSLIPGDEEPDGDAMLLTQLANGLVSRIPTLCTLKTFYDGKEQVPVKSIPKSTNQSGYAVYQRFVSICQLDLAKAIADAVIHRQRPTGFRLIADKTMRSTKADDMWSQCRMELKSRQMFHDLAVYGNAYALVNKNKLPSHITVLSPWNTYVSSDEDSAVNYWYKASEGCEYLALYRLIRNDDGSVKDVYCRIAYNETDSRSLLEEGDEEEIYGIANDDSKIHPTLSPTFQWDGGAESSYDFAEKCECLPIVRMHAPGGKGQFEPHIPTLGSIDQQRFQRFCIQELQAFKQRAVSMSNMPQFYKESDPQVRDGLAQAGDRIDYKDLFQQGPDALWLVPGDAKFWESGVTDINPLITAVASDIKHLAASSGTPLDILSPDVSGSAEGAQLKREGLVFKVEDMNARANDGFTRLMRMALEADGNSAAGERFETVWKPINPPSQLEQAQAANYSKGILPVKTNMRRSYGMTEIEIAEAMQDLMDTQFAQAMASENAMIEGKTSQQSAGVLPDETDSLAFTDTTSENDVVQADEPPTVDGE encoded by the coding sequence TTGGCCGAACTGCAGAGCCTTATCCCCGGCGACGAGGAGCCTGACGGCGATGCCATGCTGCTGACCCAGCTGGCGAACGGCCTCGTATCCCGTATTCCGACCCTATGCACGTTGAAGACGTTCTATGACGGCAAGGAGCAGGTGCCGGTCAAATCGATTCCGAAAAGCACCAACCAGTCCGGCTACGCGGTCTACCAGAGGTTCGTCTCCATCTGTCAATTGGATTTGGCGAAGGCCATCGCCGATGCGGTGATACACCGCCAGCGGCCCACCGGGTTCCGGCTCATCGCCGACAAGACGATGCGTTCCACTAAGGCGGACGACATGTGGTCTCAGTGCCGCATGGAATTGAAGAGCCGTCAGATGTTCCACGATCTCGCCGTATACGGCAACGCCTACGCACTGGTCAACAAGAACAAGCTGCCATCGCATATCACGGTGCTCAGCCCGTGGAACACGTACGTCTCCTCGGACGAGGATTCGGCGGTCAACTACTGGTACAAGGCCAGCGAGGGCTGCGAATATCTCGCCCTCTACCGTCTGATACGCAATGATGACGGCAGCGTGAAGGACGTCTACTGCCGCATCGCCTACAACGAGACCGACTCCCGAAGCCTCCTTGAAGAAGGCGACGAGGAGGAGATATACGGCATCGCCAACGACGATTCCAAGATTCATCCAACGCTGTCACCCACGTTCCAATGGGATGGCGGTGCGGAAAGCTCCTATGATTTCGCGGAGAAATGCGAATGCCTTCCCATCGTGCGCATGCACGCGCCGGGCGGCAAGGGCCAGTTCGAGCCGCATATCCCTACATTGGGCAGCATCGACCAGCAGCGTTTCCAGCGTTTCTGCATTCAGGAATTGCAGGCGTTCAAGCAGCGTGCCGTGTCGATGAGCAACATGCCTCAGTTCTACAAGGAGTCCGACCCGCAGGTTCGTGACGGTTTGGCTCAGGCCGGAGACCGTATCGACTACAAGGATCTGTTCCAGCAGGGGCCCGACGCATTGTGGCTGGTTCCCGGTGACGCGAAGTTCTGGGAGTCCGGCGTCACGGACATCAACCCGCTCATCACCGCCGTGGCTTCCGACATCAAGCATCTCGCCGCCTCCTCCGGCACCCCGTTGGATATTCTCAGCCCGGACGTTTCCGGCAGCGCGGAAGGCGCACAGCTCAAGCGCGAGGGTCTGGTGTTCAAGGTCGAGGACATGAACGCGCGTGCCAATGACGGGTTCACCCGTCTCATGCGCATGGCGTTGGAGGCCGATGGCAACAGCGCCGCCGGCGAACGGTTCGAGACCGTGTGGAAGCCCATCAACCCTCCATCACAGTTGGAGCAGGCTCAGGCCGCGAACTATTCGAAGGGCATTCTTCCCGTCAAGACGAACATGCGCCGCAGCTACGGCATGACCGAGATCGAGATAGCCGAGGCCATGCAGGACCTCATGGACACGCAGTTCGCTCAGGCCATGGCCTCCGAGAACGCGATGATCGAAGGCAAGACCTCCCAGCAGTCGGCGGGCGTCCTGCCCGACGAGACGGATTCTCTCGCGTTCACCGATACCACGAGTGAAAACGACGTGGTGCAGGCGGATGAGCCCCCGACCGTGGACGGTGAATGA
- a CDS encoding helix-turn-helix transcriptional regulator, protein MSLRELRQKRGLTQKQLADRVDGVNQQRIAAWETGARNLGDASFNVVIKVADALKVSNPRKLLEADKPKENTSES, encoded by the coding sequence ATGAGTCTTAGGGAGTTAAGGCAGAAGCGAGGGCTGACGCAGAAGCAGTTGGCCGATAGGGTAGACGGTGTGAACCAGCAGCGCATAGCTGCTTGGGAGACCGGCGCTCGGAACCTAGGTGACGCCTCGTTTAACGTCGTCATCAAGGTGGCTGACGCGCTCAAGGTCAGTAATCCGCGCAAGCTGTTAGAGGCTGATAAGCCAAAAGAAAACACTAGCGAAAGCTAG